The proteins below are encoded in one region of Rouxiella sp. S1S-2:
- a CDS encoding AraC family transcriptional regulator, producing MMPHPDFLPETPIMHVNKHFALSSELISELLLEMRLRGVQYRRLQTGSEFGVGFSNRPGHAYFHYIAVGTALLRTHDGTLHELKAGSMVFMPQGEDHQLVSDVSCSFQHIDTLGSAPLGEAVSGINTCPSSHPTPSTVLFYGCMEFDLGGMQGLGKLMPQAIVVEANEQIYPGLVPILGAMKFEICSGRAGFAGILARLAEVAAAMIVRGWIENGSENAAGLIAALRDPRLARAILAIHRDTGREWSVAELAAQSHVSRSVFAERFKSIIGIPPLRYAREVRMRIAGHWIIHDKISIDTVALRLGYASQAAFSRAFKRINGYPPGAMRQRPARGVNTVNE from the coding sequence ATGATGCCACATCCTGATTTTTTACCCGAAACTCCGATTATGCATGTTAATAAACATTTTGCCCTTTCATCCGAGCTCATCAGTGAATTGCTGCTGGAAATGCGTCTGCGTGGCGTGCAGTATCGCCGTTTACAGACTGGCTCTGAGTTTGGCGTCGGTTTTAGCAACAGACCGGGACATGCCTATTTTCATTACATCGCTGTAGGTACTGCTCTGCTTCGCACACACGATGGTACATTGCACGAACTGAAAGCCGGCAGCATGGTATTCATGCCGCAGGGTGAGGATCATCAGCTTGTATCGGATGTCAGCTGTTCATTTCAACATATCGACACGTTAGGCTCTGCTCCTTTAGGCGAGGCCGTCAGCGGAATCAATACTTGCCCGAGTTCGCATCCGACACCCAGCACGGTTCTGTTTTATGGCTGTATGGAGTTCGATCTCGGTGGAATGCAGGGTCTTGGTAAACTGATGCCGCAAGCCATAGTGGTTGAGGCAAATGAACAGATCTATCCGGGGCTGGTTCCCATTCTGGGCGCGATGAAATTTGAAATCTGTTCCGGACGCGCTGGCTTCGCGGGCATTCTGGCCCGCCTCGCAGAAGTGGCGGCTGCCATGATTGTGCGTGGATGGATCGAAAACGGCAGCGAGAACGCAGCTGGCCTGATCGCTGCGTTACGTGATCCACGACTCGCCCGTGCAATTCTGGCCATTCATCGCGATACGGGTCGGGAGTGGTCTGTTGCTGAACTTGCTGCACAGTCACATGTGTCACGTTCTGTTTTTGCTGAACGCTTCAAATCAATCATCGGCATACCTCCCCTGCGCTATGCAAGGGAGGTGCGAATGCGCATCGCAGGTCACTGGATTATTCACGATAAGATCTCAATTGACACCGTTGCTCTTCGCCTCGGCTATGCCTCACAGGCAGCGTTTAGCAGAGCTTTTAAGCGCATCAATGGATATCCGCCGGGCGCTATGCGTCAGCGACCAGCAAGAGGCGTTAATACAGTAAATGAGTGA
- a CDS encoding LysR family transcriptional regulator produces MFSSENLKGIDLFVCVADAGSFTAAGKKMNLTSSAISKGIARLESRLKVKLFQRTTRTLSLTDKGIAFYRTCMAVLTDLEEAQLSMQAEDTEPRGRICIDLPAAYGRLHVLPVILKFIENYPLITPHISFSDRFVDPIVEGIDIIVRIGGSNIWSNALGHRYLGAQRVVFCASPAYITKYGEPKTKEDLEDHHCIVYGEGNGRLTAWHFVGENPNETERRVLPGRIAVGDGEGQLIAALAGHGITQLPMWLIKSQLEEGSLVQVLPNLATDGLAINLAWLKSRQALPKVRKLLEMLAENLTPSGHKLNDSSLSKSFSGPTLE; encoded by the coding sequence ATGTTTTCGTCTGAAAATTTAAAAGGGATTGATTTGTTCGTCTGTGTCGCTGACGCAGGCAGTTTTACCGCCGCGGGTAAAAAAATGAATCTAACAAGTTCAGCAATCAGTAAGGGGATCGCGCGGCTCGAAAGTCGGCTTAAGGTAAAGCTTTTTCAGAGAACCACTCGCACCCTGTCACTGACGGATAAAGGCATTGCTTTCTATCGCACCTGTATGGCGGTGCTGACGGATCTGGAAGAAGCACAATTGTCTATGCAGGCTGAAGATACTGAGCCGAGAGGAAGGATTTGTATCGATCTTCCAGCGGCCTATGGTCGTCTACACGTGTTGCCAGTGATCCTCAAGTTTATTGAAAACTATCCGTTGATTACACCGCATATCTCTTTCTCGGACAGGTTTGTAGACCCGATAGTAGAGGGCATTGACATCATTGTCAGAATTGGCGGTTCCAACATATGGTCGAATGCGCTAGGGCATCGCTATTTGGGCGCGCAGCGCGTGGTATTCTGCGCCTCACCGGCATATATCACAAAATACGGTGAGCCTAAGACGAAGGAAGATTTAGAGGACCATCATTGTATTGTTTACGGCGAAGGCAACGGTAGATTAACCGCCTGGCATTTTGTGGGAGAAAATCCCAATGAAACTGAAAGAAGAGTACTTCCCGGACGGATCGCCGTGGGCGACGGGGAAGGACAGCTGATCGCCGCTCTAGCAGGTCATGGCATCACCCAATTACCAATGTGGTTGATAAAAAGTCAGCTTGAGGAAGGAAGCCTAGTCCAAGTGCTACCCAATCTTGCAACCGACGGACTTGCCATTAATCTGGCATGGCTGAAGAGCCGTCAAGCGTTACCTAAGGTCAGAAAATTACTGGAAATGCTGGCTGAAAATTTGACACCCTCAGGGCATAAATTAAACGACTCATCGCTTTCAAAGAGCTTCAGCGGCCCAACGTTGGAATAG
- a CDS encoding SDR family oxidoreductase produces the protein MSDRKPTILITGATGQIGGSTLRSLLKENAVIVVAAVRSAEKAKIFEEQGIRTVILDFDKTATLLPALEGIDRVFLATGYTVDMLRQSKVFLDNAKGAGVKHVVHLGACGGDDATIAHWVWHQLVERYIEWSGFSFTHLRPEAFMQNLLNYDGTKAVKNGVIQQYTGDAPFSWVDGEDVATVAAQALLNPEKHSGKTYRLGYDAKSYDEIAAIMTEVVGKPFSYESLDPKIFLENMREAGAEMAYMTCVYDNFRRIAERDIPGVDDTFDNFPEIAGKEPVRWKEFVEKHKDSFLY, from the coding sequence ATGAGTGATAGAAAACCAACCATCTTGATTACCGGTGCTACAGGTCAAATTGGTGGTAGTACCCTTCGTAGCCTACTTAAAGAAAACGCAGTCATCGTGGTTGCCGCCGTACGTTCAGCGGAAAAAGCCAAAATCTTTGAAGAACAAGGCATACGCACCGTTATTCTCGATTTTGATAAAACCGCAACACTTTTACCGGCGCTGGAAGGAATTGACCGTGTTTTTCTGGCAACGGGATACACCGTAGACATGCTACGTCAAAGCAAAGTATTTTTGGATAATGCTAAGGGAGCCGGTGTTAAGCACGTAGTGCATTTGGGCGCTTGTGGTGGAGATGATGCAACTATAGCTCACTGGGTTTGGCATCAGTTGGTTGAGCGCTATATAGAGTGGTCTGGCTTCTCGTTCACGCATCTGCGGCCCGAAGCCTTTATGCAGAATCTGCTGAACTATGATGGCACCAAAGCTGTTAAAAATGGCGTAATCCAGCAGTATACCGGCGATGCCCCCTTCAGCTGGGTTGACGGCGAAGACGTTGCGACGGTGGCCGCTCAAGCGCTGCTAAATCCGGAGAAACATAGTGGTAAAACTTATCGCTTAGGTTATGACGCAAAGTCCTACGATGAAATTGCGGCGATCATGACCGAGGTGGTGGGAAAGCCTTTCAGCTACGAGTCTTTGGACCCCAAAATCTTCCTGGAAAATATGCGTGAAGCCGGTGCGGAAATGGCCTATATGACCTGCGTATACGACAATTTCAGACGTATTGCCGAAAGAGATATTCCAGGTGTTGATGACACTTTTGATAACTTCCCCGAAATTGCTGGTAAAGAACCGGTGCGTTGGAAAGAGTTTGTTGAAAAACATAAAGACTCATTCCTTTACTAA
- a CDS encoding MFS transporter, producing the protein MNETILNVSPVPARTWLAVTALGISAFSIVTSELAPVGMLSTLAKDLNQTESGAGLVVTAYGWIAALAALLSGAMPARISRKALLVGLMLMLGLSCIVATRAHSMSGFMSARMAGALAHGAFWALIGTVAAQLVPAEKLGLATSVIFGGVSAASVLGVPLSSLITGMTGWRSAFTAISLLALATACVLFWTLPTLAAPKPLRLSVYCGIFKNPLLLSLYGATACIISAHFAAFTYLEPLLTKSQGVPAASISGLLLMSGLSGLVGNIIAGKLIDRHIKGLISISLLLSAGALGMLGMLGMGSAAPLPFWFTGMLLTIWGAGISIVFVGLQTWLLRSAGDAAQPASAIYVAIFNAAIGTGALAGGQMLAIIGFQGMALLAASVFLCSMTLVLMLKVPRII; encoded by the coding sequence ATGAACGAAACCATTTTAAACGTAAGTCCGGTGCCTGCACGCACCTGGCTAGCAGTAACAGCGCTTGGCATAAGTGCATTTTCAATTGTGACTAGCGAGCTTGCGCCGGTTGGCATGCTCAGCACGTTAGCGAAGGATCTAAATCAGACTGAATCTGGTGCCGGTCTTGTCGTGACCGCATACGGCTGGATTGCCGCACTTGCAGCTCTTCTTTCCGGAGCGATGCCAGCGCGAATTTCGCGAAAGGCTCTGCTTGTTGGCCTGATGCTTATGCTTGGCCTTTCCTGCATTGTGGCAACCCGGGCGCATTCAATGAGCGGATTTATGAGCGCCCGCATGGCGGGTGCATTGGCACACGGCGCTTTCTGGGCATTGATTGGCACCGTGGCCGCACAGCTTGTTCCGGCTGAAAAGCTTGGGCTGGCCACGTCAGTCATTTTTGGCGGCGTTTCGGCTGCCAGCGTTTTGGGTGTACCGCTGTCCAGTTTAATTACAGGCATGACCGGATGGCGCAGTGCGTTTACAGCGATTTCCCTGCTGGCACTGGCTACAGCCTGTGTTTTATTCTGGACGCTCCCTACACTCGCGGCGCCAAAACCACTGAGACTGAGTGTTTATTGCGGGATATTCAAAAATCCGCTGCTCCTTTCTCTCTATGGTGCAACTGCCTGTATTATTTCGGCGCATTTTGCGGCATTCACTTATCTGGAACCCTTGTTGACGAAGAGTCAGGGAGTACCGGCAGCTTCCATTTCAGGTCTGTTGCTGATGTCAGGACTCTCTGGGCTGGTAGGAAATATCATTGCCGGTAAGCTAATTGATCGTCATATCAAAGGGCTCATTTCCATTTCACTGCTCCTGAGTGCGGGCGCGCTAGGCATGCTTGGCATGCTTGGCATGGGGAGCGCAGCACCGCTTCCTTTCTGGTTCACAGGCATGCTGCTCACAATTTGGGGCGCGGGTATCTCAATTGTATTCGTTGGCTTGCAGACATGGCTGCTTCGTAGCGCTGGAGACGCTGCACAACCGGCATCAGCTATTTACGTTGCAATTTTCAATGCAGCGATTGGTACCGGTGCGCTTGCCGGAGGCCAGATGTTAGCCATAATAGGTTTTCAGGGCATGGCCTTACTGGCCGCGAGCGTCTTTCTGTGCAGCATGACACTTGTCTTAATGCTAAAAGTCCCGAGGATAATCTGA
- a CDS encoding LysR family transcriptional regulator: MKTGFNWDDTRIFLAIVRAGTLSGAAEAMEMGIATISRRLDRLEQSLAVPLFSRHQSGYRLTDDGEALLERAEALEYAGLAFGETAKLQGNVAGLVRLATSDNLATHFILPSLKGLLEKHPELRVEVLSGVQSVNLHRRDADIAIRMVKPDSGNLTLKRLGTIGFGLYGDDAYLKILADEPAGLSLNNANYVGWSESHQHLPAARWISRMLRGRPCRVEANTLVAQVSAVSAGLGLGVLPHFMARKNGLHCVNPDIGLDQALWLVMHSDLAGSRRVRAIADHLIAVLDGYKDQLTMP; the protein is encoded by the coding sequence ATGAAAACAGGTTTTAACTGGGATGATACTCGGATTTTCCTGGCAATCGTTCGTGCGGGTACGCTGAGTGGTGCAGCAGAAGCGATGGAAATGGGCATTGCAACGATTTCAAGAAGGCTGGACCGGCTTGAACAGTCGTTGGCAGTACCACTTTTCAGCAGGCATCAGAGCGGATACCGGCTGACAGATGATGGCGAAGCTCTGCTGGAACGGGCTGAGGCACTCGAATATGCGGGTCTCGCTTTCGGTGAAACAGCGAAACTGCAGGGTAATGTTGCTGGGCTTGTCCGGCTGGCAACATCAGACAATCTGGCCACGCATTTTATCCTGCCTTCGCTGAAAGGGCTTCTGGAAAAGCATCCTGAGCTGCGGGTGGAAGTGCTGAGCGGTGTTCAGTCAGTCAATCTGCATCGGAGAGACGCCGATATAGCAATAAGGATGGTCAAGCCTGACAGCGGGAATCTGACGTTAAAGCGTCTCGGAACCATAGGGTTTGGATTATATGGTGATGATGCATATCTAAAAATACTGGCTGATGAACCCGCTGGTTTATCTTTGAATAACGCTAATTATGTGGGCTGGTCGGAATCACACCAACACCTTCCTGCTGCACGATGGATATCGCGGATGCTTCGCGGCAGGCCGTGCAGAGTGGAAGCAAACACACTCGTGGCACAGGTATCCGCAGTTTCAGCTGGCCTAGGTTTAGGGGTTTTGCCACATTTTATGGCCAGGAAAAACGGTCTGCATTGTGTTAACCCTGATATCGGTTTGGATCAGGCATTATGGCTGGTGATGCATTCAGACTTAGCGGGTTCACGGCGAGTCAGAGCAATCGCAGACCATTTAATTGCAGTATTGGATGGATATAAAGATCAACTGACAATGCCATAA
- a CDS encoding GNAT family N-acetyltransferase yields the protein MDFTISPTHPEHFDKLRAIELAAFETLRNAGAVTGEAGACSLEELSNFSRNGLLLTAYTPDSVPVGFVAGKVEDTWLHIAEIDVHPQWQRHGIGRLLMQRILHTGQQRGLAGATLTTDKMVAFNAKFYGTLGFNIVEGHARPPHLVSLIAEEISIGFIPARRIAMWVIF from the coding sequence ATGGATTTCACTATCAGTCCCACTCATCCTGAGCACTTTGACAAACTTCGCGCGATTGAACTGGCTGCTTTTGAAACATTGCGTAATGCAGGTGCGGTTACAGGCGAGGCGGGCGCATGCAGCCTTGAGGAATTGAGCAATTTCAGTCGTAACGGCCTGTTGCTAACGGCCTATACACCTGATTCAGTTCCTGTAGGATTTGTAGCAGGAAAGGTTGAAGACACATGGCTGCACATTGCTGAAATTGATGTGCATCCGCAATGGCAACGCCATGGGATAGGCAGACTGCTTATGCAGAGAATTCTCCATACTGGGCAACAACGCGGTCTGGCTGGGGCCACGCTGACAACAGACAAAATGGTCGCTTTTAATGCCAAATTTTACGGTACATTAGGATTTAATATTGTGGAAGGCCACGCACGACCTCCGCATCTGGTAAGCCTAATCGCTGAAGAGATCTCTATAGGTTTCATTCCGGCGCGACGTATAGCAATGTGGGTTATCTTTTAG